The genomic region TTTCCATTCATCCATTGTCCGTGAAGTTTGACTCTTATTCTCCCTAAGTTGTTTTAGTTAAGTTGGTTTTGGTTCTCTAATTGAAAAGTGCGGTCTTATGTCCAAAACAATCATGCATAATCTTAACACAATTAACAATTGTTTTTGATAAGGGGACTAATTAAGAAGATGAAAACACGGAGTTAATGAATTATGTTGATgaagtaacaaataaattttgttGGAGTTAAAATTATCTTGGTTTGATTCACCACGTGATATAATATGGTTGGACAATGAGTTCATAAATTTTGGTAGAACATTAATAAACAAAACATGTACTTTAACATGAGTGAACTTCAGTACCACATATGATCATGGCAGGGTTTAATGAATTGTGTACTGATGTAGGATACGATAATGACTCAAATCAGTATCGGTCTCAtcatttatgtattttcaaCGTTTAACTTAAGACTTTTTATAAGTGAagataaatattattatattgcaGTACTAGTGatcgatatttttactctaactAATCTGAAttacaggaaaaaaaattcgaaCTCGGTTGCATAATCATTTATATCTATAACCTGTGAAAATTTTTCTTATCTCTCAATCGTTCTAGAGTGTAAAGTTTGCGAACAATTTATCTTGTGTTTGTCTCCTCGTGTCATGTTGTTGACACTCTGATCGACCCAAACTTTCAAAAAGGGTGTGTTGGGACTAACTGACTGGGCTGTGAGCAAAACTAACTTAATTAACAGTTGAAGAGTATAATTCTGGGCTGCGTCGAGCCCATACAGCTCCATTTTCCAAACTACCTCCTAACATGTGAAGTTTCACAAACCTGCAGATATTTGCATGCTCGCTAACCAATTATTTCATAACTACCGTATGTCGTGAAATGCCCTCGTGGATAATGTCCTTCTTTTTAACCCACTACACCTCGTGTTCAAACATTCAtccctcctcttagtgtaaattagAATAATGCCATCACTTgtaatagaaatttttttttcataactaGTGCAACATTAGGCTAGTGTTTTTGCTCTCTTGCACCAAAGTTTGAATCCACCTCTACATTAGAGTGGTTGCGCATATCGTCTTGTCATGAAAGCAAACAACTTCATAAACATTAATCAGAGTGGCAACTCATAATGGTTACATCATGGAAACTCCACTTATGCAAAATATAATTCTTCTCAGAAATGGGAAAAACACTCCCATTTAGCAGCATCATTATTTCCACCCTTCTGGGGACTGTTAAGTTCTTAACTGAAAAGACAAACGAGTAGGAGGGATAATTTTGCATATAAAACTTTTCCCACCAGAAGGGTAGAATGCACCAGCAGTTGAGGCATCAGGAATAATTTGAATTCTGAAACTTGCCCTGGCAGTGGAGATTGCCAATGCTGTTGCCATCACTAACCAAATTAGAAATTGCAGCCTCATCCTGCACTCCCACATTATTGTAGTGGATTCTTGGGATCATGGACTGAGCCGGGCATACTGAACTGGACTGCGCTGTGTGGCTCAGCCCAATCTCCTCTTGTGTTGCTCGTGTCCATGACAGAAGAGAGAGAGCACAATTAGATTCTCTGTCGCGGTATAATCCATTGGCAACCATTCTATGGCTGTTGCTAGAATTTCCCAGTGCAAAGTTGGCATTTGTAAATGGTTGGTAGACAGAAGCTTCTGAGTGCGCGTATTCAAAGCCTTGCACAAATGGGATTTGTTTTTCTCGGTAAGTATATGAGCTTCTTCTTGTCTCATTTAATTGTGAGTGGTTATCAAGCAGCACAGAATCATTCTCCGGTTTCAATGCGTAGCCCCACGGAGAGTTCATGACAGCATTTGCTGCACACATTTGTGGATTACCAAATGATAAGAATCTTGTGCCTGCATATGATAAGTTTGAACAGTAAAGAACACACATTGTGCTTTCAGTTAAGCCAATGAAAACATCAGCAGATATACATTTTATCAGGAAAAAATTCCAAACCTTGGTAATTGGAAAGAAATCTTCCCAAATTTGTGGACATGGATTCTGACTGACGCTTCCTCCTACGTTTGTTGTGTCCATCAAGACGTCTTCTGCAGCTTCTTTTTCCTTCATCGAATTCCACCAACGAATGGAACCTTCGACATGTCACAAAGAAATGTTACTTGTTTGTTTGTAAGACTaatcatattttcatcacaGCATGCATTTATAACATAGAAATTCCTAGAGCCATTGCATCCCACTTACCTGCTGCACTGCTGACAGAACCGCCGTTCCTGGCCCTTGATTGTAACTTTTGAGGTCTTTGAATGGAGCTCACATACTTTATGCCGTCGATGATAATCCCGGCATTTGCTAAGGTCCGAATTGCACCCATCAACCAAGCATGCAGCAATCTTGGTTTCGTTATTGGGTTGTCGCGGTCTTTTCAAAGATGTAGTACTCGAAGATGGCTTCCTCGTAGAGACCCCAGGATCCTTCAACTTGCCCCTTGATCCATCTTCCATATCGATAATCAACTGAGCTCAAAGTTTTGAACTTTATCAAGTAATATCCCTTATTTTTATGCAGAACTGGAAACTGGAGCACTGTTTAACACGCCTTTTCTTCACGGAAACAGTTTCCGAGACGTCCCCAATAACCAAATAATGAAGTAGGttagaagaaagaaaaacagaaaaagattTGCacgaaattatttatttatgtaattcTCTTTTCTGAAATCTTATCTTCTTAAAACCAGATGAAACATATTCCCTCCAAGTAACATAAGAAGAACAATCAGCCTGCACATGCATTCCGTAACTTCTCATACCAGAAGAAATGCAAATAGGGATCAGAAGTGTGGTCAACATCATAAAGAATAAAGAGATATCGTttacacccaaaaaaaattaatgttttcaTAAGGAAGCATCGAAGGCTTTCCACTAATTGAGATTTGGCCGTACAAGGAATCAAATTGTATCTGAGGAACAGGGATACAAAAAAGTAACGACAGAGGCACACAGACCAATTAATCTTATCGGTCTTGTTCCTAAATTTGGAATGAAAAGAGGAGTAACGCTTCCTAGCACAGAACATAGAATATGTTCTAACATAGGGTTAAATCATATATCGAGGACATTAGTTGACAACAGTAAAAAGATGGGCGCCTAATTCCAATACAATAGTGTTCTATTGGTGCAAGTCAGTTGAACACCATAACTGATGAGTAGGTAGGTGGGTTATGTGGGGAGGGGGGATTCCGACTCGCGTGCATGGGACAGACACGTTGCCCTGATTAACTGACGTAACATACATCTAAACAAATATAGGGACCATTAACAAACAATCTTGAATTATTCATCGATAATTTCTTCAAATTCTTTTCCTAAAAATTGGTCAACCAGCAAAATTTCGTCTTCCTGATTGAATTAAAAGTCATTCTAGTAGTTACAAGAACACAAGAGTTTTTACCGTTTCAGTCCACTTTTTGCGATCATTTCAAATGCAATAAACAGTAGAGAATTTTGAACTTGTCTCCCAAATATGGTGaggaaaagcaaaacaaaaaaggatATAATAATTGATAGGTACCTCAGACTCTGGGTGGTTTAATTTGATAACCTCCAAGCTCTCCAATTACACAGAGAAAACCTGAAAAgataagaaaaacaagaaaaagatagAGAATAAGATGCCTCGTTTGCAATGAACAGCCATCACTTTTCTGCCAAACAATAGACAGCTAGAGCAGTAGCTGCTAACTCTTCCTAGCTAGGGAGGGCAGAGCGCAAGAAGCTGAGTAAAGAGTGAGCTGCAAGTCTTCCcctcttaccctttttggattTGCAGCCATTTTAgcgaaaaagagagagagatgcacaCCATAAATAAAGACTGAACATTGAAAGCAAAATAAAAGGGGAAAAACGAGTGGAGGGGAAAGGGACAGAGTGTAGTTGCTTTCAAACTTTAGGGGAAAGGCCAAAtggaatttaaataaaaagagtTGAGAGAGTTTCTTGTGTTCCATAATTCACGTTTTATGTTCATGGGACAATAACTTGTGGAGGACACTCGGACTactttacaagtaaagaaactCATATGAGACTTCGTGtattttgatctcatttgacTTTATGCTACTTTCACTAATCATGAGAGCTGCTTTAATTAGATAGTCGTCTCCTATTACAGAATTCAATCGCTACTTCTTCGATTCTTATCTGTTGAATTTTGACTACATACTTTAGGATTTGAAGTCAACCCACATCCACAAACCAAAACTGGAAGCAGAAATAGAACTAGGAGCATGGGGGACATGTGCACAaaagttaaaactcatattGTGACGGATTAGCCATTGGATTAGGTTTGGAAGAGGAAGTTAATCAACTTCATGGAAtctatcatatttatattttgcgtaagtagaaatttttttatgcttATTTGACATGTTGATACCTTTTGTCAATTGTAATGATATTAACCCATTATCAATAACTAGATAGGCCTTTGCTTGAGTACTAAAATTGTAATGATAGCTCAGGTGGAGCTAAAGGGGGGACCCACATTGTGAGAGGGATGGGCAATGGATACCGACTAGAAAGCCAACTCTGATCTGAGCTCTCCTCCATCCTTTTTCCTTAAAATATTAATCAGTTTTGCTTATCTTGGTAATTAATCACCTCTTAAAGAGGCTAATCTGCTTCAACTTGACAAATCTGGAAGCCTAACCCCCACCGCCACTTGGTCACAAAAAGAAGTATTCAAACTCTCCGCAAATTGAATTTTACGCCCCGAAGACCTTTCGGATTTGGAGGACCACGTGTCAACGACCCTTTtggtaaaatttaaattaaaataaattaaaatctcgGCACGCGCGAGCACCACCCGCCAAAAGAAATGGTCCCGGCTCTTTCGCAACGTTTTT from Pyrus communis chromosome 4, drPyrComm1.1, whole genome shotgun sequence harbors:
- the LOC137732359 gene encoding putative squamosa promoter-binding-like protein 19 isoform X1; its protein translation is MEDGSRGKLKDPGVSTRKPSSSTTSLKRPRQPNNETKIAACLVDGCNSDLSKCRDYHRRHKVCELHSKTSKVTIKGQERRFCQQCSRFHSLVEFDEGKRSCRRRLDGHNKRRRKRQSESMSTNLGRFLSNYQGTRFLSFGNPQMCAANAVMNSPWGYALKPENDSVLLDNHSQLNETRRSSYTYREKQIPFVQGFEYAHSEASVYQPFTNANFALGNSSNSHRMVANGLYRDRESNCALSLLSWTRATQEEIGLSHTAQSSSVCPAQSMIPRIHYNNVGVQDEAAISNLVSDGNSIGNLHCQGKFQNSNYS
- the LOC137732359 gene encoding putative squamosa promoter-binding-like protein 19 isoform X2 translates to MEDGSRGKLKDPGVSTRKPSSSTTSLKRPRQPNNETKIAACLVDGCNSDLSKCRDYHRRHKVCELHSKTSKVTIKGQERRFCQQCSRFHSLVEFDEGKRSCRRRLDGHNKRRRKRQSESMSTNLGRFLSNYQANAVMNSPWGYALKPENDSVLLDNHSQLNETRRSSYTYREKQIPFVQGFEYAHSEASVYQPFTNANFALGNSSNSHRMVANGLYRDRESNCALSLLSWTRATQEEIGLSHTAQSSSVCPAQSMIPRIHYNNVGVQDEAAISNLVSDGNSIGNLHCQGKFQNSNYS